A DNA window from Hemibagrus wyckioides isolate EC202008001 linkage group LG11, SWU_Hwy_1.0, whole genome shotgun sequence contains the following coding sequences:
- the ino80db gene encoding INO80 complex subunit D-B, with the protein MYEGKHIHYSEVDHKPLCSYSPKLCKQRRLNGYAFCIRHVLEDRSAPFRQCEYVAKYNSQRCTNPIPKTQDRKYCSSHLQVMGVLPKKERKKKQDTLDSLALNITVPSLALKASNDLDHLLPTSPSLLTRLLPLDPYAFFKVDKVKKESPNLGKKVTNRSINHKQRHKDQTAAPAISPHSISLISQQAVGPSQAPLVTKSPLISASQHPKPKSGPVCTTAPAQAGLQTLTTTNPKPEIHPELVLPQRVVPPTPSSASTCLGPAKELRAPVQHQAPCLMQLHRLMEQQRRKHEDLRPHFDLDWSEDSGEEEESQVEKVALFKYQSPQDRRAVSSGSRRERLAGLCGYLRQKHRQLRREERGFRRERKSQHTLRNALLQAATHDPDHTAQIIQQRHTENSATSSTAGSSDSGLCVAQVNGKACTNHSLPFTRHCLQHILQNRSQQLFSSCTARFADGAQCSVPVFDITHQTPLCQEHAKKMDNFLRGDVSRRTYHHQQQLQQRRRLKKAKLPALSKKQKKKGRRGAVRRPQKPIPPALPQGNLGMPSVLCLPTQPTGIRSPLSPDLSADELPDDITSDISDIPHDLELNQEDFDVLSRFPDDLQDFDLFEGKQSELLPTSEEAEELVRVLQDMGSYPESLACLSSIAELGPVEGSDCRGMEGGVMDLLGARLSAETLSSLELDPSLLPTTEDNFPSSPRSPPSSISHLRDGARSQRRHLTHIDDPKDDLVDEDVSHGSWGVLALPLSDSTQLHNLITSDGLLMSTALSTPPTPMPTAPCQPTATLSALPESSLTIPVTSASSSSPRMDFLFPGHLKHTLPTLFSHCGIPADLQPHHSAPAPTMDQT; encoded by the exons ATGTATGAAGGGAAACATATTCACTATTCGGAGGTGGACCACAAGCCTCTGTGTTCATACAGCCCAAAGCTCTGCAAACAGCGCAGGCTTAATGGCTACGCTTTCTGCATTCGGCATGTTTTGGAGGACCGGAGTGCCCCTTTCAGGCAGTGTGAATATGTAGCCAAGTACAACAGCCAACGCTGCACCAACCCCATCCCAAAGACCCAAGATCGCAA atATTGCAGCAGTCACCTGCAAGTTATGGGTGTCCTGccaaagaaagagaggaagaaaaagcaaGACACTCTCGACTCTCTAGCCCTAAACATAACTGTGCCCTCTCTGGCTCTGAAAGCTTCTAATGACCTGGACCACTTACTCCCAACTTCACCCTCCTTACTTACTCGTCTGCTCCCATTGGACCCATATGCCTTCTTCAAGGTTGAtaaagtgaagaaagaaagccCTAACTTGGGGAAGAAAGTCACAAATCGTTCAATTAATCATAAACAGAGACATAAAGATCAGACGGCGGCCCCAGCCATCTCCCCACATTCCATCTCTCTTATTTCTCAACAGGCTGTAGGACCTTCCCAAGCTCCTTTAGTAACCAAATCCCCTCTAATATCCGCCTCACAACATCCCAAACCTAAATCAGGGCCAGTATGCACAACAGCTCCTGCACAGGCTGGGCTTCAGACTTTGACCACCACCAATCCCAAGCCAGAGATACACCCAGAACTTGTTCTCCCCCAGAGAGTTGTACCTCCAACTCCAAGCAGTGCAAGCACATGTTTGGGCCCAGCGAAGGAACTGAGAGCACCAGTACAACATCAGGCACCATGCTTGATGCAGCTTCACAGGCTGATGGAGCAGCAGAGAAGAAAGCATGAAGATCTGAGGCCTCATTTTG ACTTGGACTGGTCCGAAGACAgcggagaggaggaagagagccAAGTGGAGAAAGTAGCATTGTTCAAGTATCAGAGCCCACAGGACAGAAG GGCTGTCAGTTCTGGTTCCCGCAGGGAGCGGCTGGCGGGGCTTTGCGGCTATTTGAGACAAAAGCACAGACAATTGCGTAGAGAGGAACGAGGcttcaggagagagagaaagtcccAACACACTCTCCGCAATGCTTTGCTTCAGGCAGCCACACATGACCCTGATCACACTGCTCAAATAATTCAGCAGCGTCATACTGAAAATTCAGCAACCTCAAG TACTGCAGGTAGCTCAGACTCAGGACTGTGTGTGGCCCAGGTTAACGGCAAAGCCTGCACTAACCACTCCTTGCCTTTCACCAGACACTGCCTCCAAC ATATCCTGCAGAACAGATCACAGCAGCTGTTCTCAAGCTGCACTGCACGTTTTGCGGATGGGGCACAGTGTTCTGTCCCGGTCTTCGACATCACACATCAGACACCACTCTGTCAAGAGCATGCAAAGAAAATG GATAACTTCCTTCGTGGAGACGTCAGCCGCAGAACATACCATCaccagcagcagctgcagcagcgAAGGCGGCTGAAGAAGGCCAAACTTCCGGCACTGagcaaaaaacagaagaaaaagggCAGAAGAGGAGCGGTACGCAGACCTCAGAAACCCATCCCCCCTGCACTGCCCCAGGGTAATCTGGGAATGCCCTCTGTCCTGTGCCTACCGACACAACCCACTGGGATAAG GAGTCCCTTGAGTCCTGATCTGAGTGCTGATGAGCTTCCGGATGACATCACTAGTGACATCAGTGACATTCCTCATGACCTGGAGCTGAATCAGGAAGATTTCGATGTTCTGTCCCGATTCCCAGATGACCTACAAGACTTTGATCTGTTTGAAG GTAAGCAAAGTGAGCTCTTACCTACGTCAGAGGAAGCTGAGGAGCTGGTGCGGGTCCTGCAGGATATGGGATCCTACCCAGAATCCCTGGCATGCCTGAGCAGTATAGCTGAGCTCGGTCCGGTGGAGGGCTCAGACTGCCGCGGGATGGAGGGCGGTGTCATGGACCTGCTCGGTGCTCGTCTTTCAGCTGAGACCCTGTCCAGTCTGGAGCTGGACCCGAGCCTGCTTCCTACAACAGAGGACAACTTCCCCTCTTCCCCCCGTTCCCCTCCATCTTCCATAAGTCACCTGAGAGACGGCGCTCGTTCACAGAGGCGTCACTTAACACACATTGACGACCCCAAAGATGATCTGGTTGATGAGGACGTGTCCCACGGCTCCTGGGGCGTCCTCGCTCTGCCTCTCAGCGACTCGACTCAACTCCACAATCTCATCACCTCAGACGGCCTGCTCATGTCCACGGCGTTGTCCACGCCACCAACTCCCATGCCAACAGCCCCTTGCCAACCCACCGCTACGCTTTCTGCCCTACCTGAGAGCAGCCTGACCATCCCAGTCACTTCcgcttcctcttcctcaccccGGATGGACTTCCTGTTTCCAGggcacctcaaacacacactccccacTCTGTTCAGCCACTGCGGAATTCCTGCTGACCTGCAGCCTCACCACAGTGCTCCAGCGCCCACTATGGACCAGACCTGA